In Toxotes jaculatrix isolate fToxJac2 chromosome 20, fToxJac2.pri, whole genome shotgun sequence, the following proteins share a genomic window:
- the rbbp8 gene encoding DNA endonuclease RBBP8 isoform X2 — protein sequence MSSPGPSSGTSSGTSRPAELFEDLWRQLGQCHQSALEELEAKVSKLKKERCLDAQRLEVFYNRNQQLKEQNKTLQDAVSLLEDRLRAGECDHCTILEENLKNIQDQNLHLITKLKNERNSLEDENRKLHDELQKLKMSGSELQQASTPDQEEGIIPDSPVLPSSLPVVNKLKKLKKTDKASRVRYAELPLPQANNSLFRELNKEPVDASKNPGRAEVLVPNTCDLDTSQTSNAVDHDVEEAIAETCGLEFVEKHHVKTETTAGQQRSLKNPWRNNVRLNLVHSPDSSTERSPSLLPRLKRLSEDGSINTAKRKKEESEPGVQEGEGEHVRSEPTKQTSTSSSSQSFMKPLDRKVQSVQNGASSQRPDVSCASPDFKKPNGKVKGDGGRVGKKRHPLQDLSTSHDRHEAEDAERKHRVEPMWSIDPALALSMHDSEWRGDEEKEEPCPGELEDTDCTWVSHSVLQDRRDSVSGLGVKVNDSLDLMFDITAYGEYKSCNSSHLGQSQACDEEEEEEDEDEDCEPGSPENTSGQSKAQREERADRLQCLDSRLICMFLSVDQTPDVCTCGSGSQERREKKTEGHDLQGM from the exons ATGAGCAGCCCGGGCCCCAGCAGTGGGACCAGCAGTGGGACCAGCAGACCAGCTGAGCTCTTTGAGGATTTGTGGAGACAGCTTGGACAGTGCCACCAGAGCGCACTTGAAG AACTGGAGGCAAAAGTGAGCAAGCTGAAAAAGGAACGCTGTTT AGATGCTCAGAGGCTGGAGGTGTTTTACAACCGCAACCAGCAGCTGAAGGAGCAAAACAAAACGCTGCAGGATGCCGTCAGTCTCTTGGAGGACAG GCTCCGAGCAGGAGAGTGTGATCACTGCACCATCTTAGAGGAGAACCTGAAAAACATCCAGGACCAGAATCTGCACCTCATCACGAAACTGA agaatgaaagaaacagcCTCGaggatgaaaacaggaaactacaCGATGAACTGCAGAAATTAAAGATGTCTGG CTCAGAGCTCCAGCAGGCATCAACCCCAGACCAGGAGGAAGGCATCATCCCAGACTCACCTGTCCTGCCGAGCTCGCTGCCCGTGgtaaacaaactgaagaaactgaaaaagacGGACAAAGCCAGCCGTGTTCGCTATGCAGAGCTGCCTTTACCACAGGCCAACAACTCACTGTTCAGGG agctGAATAAGGAGCCTGTCGATGCCTCCAAGAATCCTGGAAGAGCAGAAGTGCTCGTACCCAACACATGTGATCTGGACACATCCCAAACCTCAA ACGCCGTGGATCACGATGTGGAAGAGGCGATCGCAGAAACCTGTGGCCTCGAATTTGTTGAAAAGCATCACGTG AAAACCGAGACGACTGCAGGGCAGCAGCGCAGCTTAAAAAATCCCTGGAGGAACAACGTTCGTTTAAA CCTGGTCCACAGTCCGGACTCGAGCACAGAAAGGTCGCCGTCTCTTCTCCCCCGACTCAAGAGGCTCTCAGAAGATGGATCCATTAACACTGCAAAACGGAAGAAGGAGGAAAGTGAGCCGGGAGtgcaggagggggagggcgAACACGTGCGATCTGAACCGACCAAACAGACGTCCACGTCTTCGAGCAGTCAAAGCTTCATGAAGCCTCTGGACAGAAAG GTTCAGTCAGTCCAGAATGGGGCTTCCAGCCAAAGGCCAGATGTTTCTTGTGCAAGTCCTGATTTCAAGAAGCCGAACGGGAAGGTTAAAGGAGATGGGGGACGTGTTGGGAAGAAGAGACACCCCCTGCAGGATCTGAGCACTTCACATGACCGGCATGAAGCAGAAGACG CTGAGAGGAAGCACAGAGTGGAGCCTATGTGGAGCATTGACCCTGCACTCGCTCTGTCCATGCATGACAGTGAGTGGAGAGGAGACGAG GAAAAAGAGGAACCGTGTCCTGGAGAACTGGAAGACACCGACTGCACGTGGGTCAGTCACAGCGTACTGCAGGACAGGAGGGACAGTGTGTCTG GACTCGGCGTGAAGGTAAACGACAGTCTGGACCTGATGTTCGACATCACAGCTTACGGGGAGTACAAGTCCTGCAACAGTTCACACCTAGGCCAAAGCCAGGCCTgtgacgaggaggaggaggaggaagacgaggatgAGGACTGTG AACCGGGTTCTCCTGAGAACACTTCAGGCCAGAGTAAAGCTCA ACGGGAGGAAAGAGCCGACAGGCTGCAGTGTTTAGACTCCAGACTCATCTgcatgtttctctctgtggatCAGACACCCGACGTTTGCACATGTGGCAGTGGTTCGCAAGAAAGACGAGAGAAGAAAACTGAAGGGCACGACCTGCAAGGAATGTGA
- the rbbp8 gene encoding DNA endonuclease RBBP8 isoform X1, with protein sequence MSSPGPSSGTSSGTSRPAELFEDLWRQLGQCHQSALEELEAKVSKLKKERCLDAQRLEVFYNRNQQLKEQNKTLQDAVSLLEDRLRAGECDHCTILEENLKNIQDQNLHLITKLKNERNSLEDENRKLHDELQKLKMSGSELQQASTPDQEEGIIPDSPVLPSSLPVVNKLKKLKKTDKASRVRYAELPLPQANNSLFRELNKEPVDASKNPGRAEVLVPNTCDLDTSQTSNAVDHDVEEAIAETCGLEFVEKHHVKTETTAGQQRSLKNPWRNNVRLNLVHSPDSSTERSPSLLPRLKRLSEDGSINTAKRKKEESEPGVQEGEGEHVRSEPTKQTSTSSSSQSFMKPLDRKVQSVQNGASSQRPDVSCASPDFKKPNGKVKGDGGRVGKKRHPLQDLSTSHDRHEAEDAERKHRVEPMWSIDPALALSMHDSEWRGDEEKEEPCPGELEDTDCTWVSHSVLQDRRDSVSGLGVKVNDSLDLMFDITAYGEYKSCNSSHLGQSQACDEEEEEEDEDEDCEPGSPENTSGQSKAQHPTFAHVAVVRKKDERRKLKGTTCKECETYYAHLPEEEKQKKLTSCSRHRFLYIPPCTPENFWEVGFPSTQTCVERGYIREEKNPQARSRRRQPLNALFSPNERQQQES encoded by the exons ATGAGCAGCCCGGGCCCCAGCAGTGGGACCAGCAGTGGGACCAGCAGACCAGCTGAGCTCTTTGAGGATTTGTGGAGACAGCTTGGACAGTGCCACCAGAGCGCACTTGAAG AACTGGAGGCAAAAGTGAGCAAGCTGAAAAAGGAACGCTGTTT AGATGCTCAGAGGCTGGAGGTGTTTTACAACCGCAACCAGCAGCTGAAGGAGCAAAACAAAACGCTGCAGGATGCCGTCAGTCTCTTGGAGGACAG GCTCCGAGCAGGAGAGTGTGATCACTGCACCATCTTAGAGGAGAACCTGAAAAACATCCAGGACCAGAATCTGCACCTCATCACGAAACTGA agaatgaaagaaacagcCTCGaggatgaaaacaggaaactacaCGATGAACTGCAGAAATTAAAGATGTCTGG CTCAGAGCTCCAGCAGGCATCAACCCCAGACCAGGAGGAAGGCATCATCCCAGACTCACCTGTCCTGCCGAGCTCGCTGCCCGTGgtaaacaaactgaagaaactgaaaaagacGGACAAAGCCAGCCGTGTTCGCTATGCAGAGCTGCCTTTACCACAGGCCAACAACTCACTGTTCAGGG agctGAATAAGGAGCCTGTCGATGCCTCCAAGAATCCTGGAAGAGCAGAAGTGCTCGTACCCAACACATGTGATCTGGACACATCCCAAACCTCAA ACGCCGTGGATCACGATGTGGAAGAGGCGATCGCAGAAACCTGTGGCCTCGAATTTGTTGAAAAGCATCACGTG AAAACCGAGACGACTGCAGGGCAGCAGCGCAGCTTAAAAAATCCCTGGAGGAACAACGTTCGTTTAAA CCTGGTCCACAGTCCGGACTCGAGCACAGAAAGGTCGCCGTCTCTTCTCCCCCGACTCAAGAGGCTCTCAGAAGATGGATCCATTAACACTGCAAAACGGAAGAAGGAGGAAAGTGAGCCGGGAGtgcaggagggggagggcgAACACGTGCGATCTGAACCGACCAAACAGACGTCCACGTCTTCGAGCAGTCAAAGCTTCATGAAGCCTCTGGACAGAAAG GTTCAGTCAGTCCAGAATGGGGCTTCCAGCCAAAGGCCAGATGTTTCTTGTGCAAGTCCTGATTTCAAGAAGCCGAACGGGAAGGTTAAAGGAGATGGGGGACGTGTTGGGAAGAAGAGACACCCCCTGCAGGATCTGAGCACTTCACATGACCGGCATGAAGCAGAAGACG CTGAGAGGAAGCACAGAGTGGAGCCTATGTGGAGCATTGACCCTGCACTCGCTCTGTCCATGCATGACAGTGAGTGGAGAGGAGACGAG GAAAAAGAGGAACCGTGTCCTGGAGAACTGGAAGACACCGACTGCACGTGGGTCAGTCACAGCGTACTGCAGGACAGGAGGGACAGTGTGTCTG GACTCGGCGTGAAGGTAAACGACAGTCTGGACCTGATGTTCGACATCACAGCTTACGGGGAGTACAAGTCCTGCAACAGTTCACACCTAGGCCAAAGCCAGGCCTgtgacgaggaggaggaggaggaagacgaggatgAGGACTGTG AACCGGGTTCTCCTGAGAACACTTCAGGCCAGAGTAAAGCTCA ACACCCGACGTTTGCACATGTGGCAGTGGTTCGCAAGAAAGACGAGAGAAGAAAACTGAAGGGCACGACCTGCAAGGAATGTGAAACA tatTACGCTCATCtcccagaggaggagaaacagaagaagctgACCTCATGTTCGAGGCACCGTTTCCTTTACATCCCTCCCTGTACTCCTGAAAACTTCTGGGAAGTCGGATTCCCCTCAACACAAACCTGCGTTGAAAGAg GTTATATCAGAGAAGAGAAGAATCCTCAGGCACGTTCACGGAGGAGACAACCACTCAATGCGTTATTCTCCCCAAAcgagagacagcagcaggagagctAA
- the LOC121200558 gene encoding transmembrane protein 241 isoform X1, which yields MQWRRHVAGFAFSSVFVLSYFTNKFVLSVLKFTYPTLFQGWQTLIGAFLLLLSAKLGWVDMSRITRAAALPWLPASLLFVGNIYAGSRALSRIHIPFFFTLQNSSHVVSHLILRVFCREQQKMQWLKFISLCLVLFAAINLPMYDPQFDYSGYLWAVGHLLCVGAYRAFQVHHRSSNLSDLEQHCINCLFSVLLLAAAAHPTGDLMGALEFPSLQSHTFHCGCCASALLGFLLLLATVRLKSGLSLEHFGIWNFVSKLTAMSLSPFLFSMDVNAASLLCVVVSHAGEALLLYSDREPQL from the exons ATGCAGTGGAGGCGACACGTCGCCGGCTTCGCCTTTAGCTCCGTTTTCGTTTTGTCCTATTTCACGAACAAG tttgttctgtctgtgttgAAATTCACGTATCCCACCTTATTTCAGGG ATGGCAGACACTAATCGGggcctttcttcttctgctctctgcAAAGCTGGGATGGGTGGACATGAGCCGCATCACCAG agcagcagctctgccctGGCTCCCAGCCTCCCTCCTGTTCGTAGGAAACATATATGCTGGTTCCAGGGCCCTGTCACGCATT caTATCCCTTTTTTCTTCACGCTGCAGAATTCCTCTCATGTGGTTTCTCATCTGATCCTGAGGGTTTTCTGCAGAGAG CAGCAGAAGATGCAGTGGCTGAAATTTATCAG CTTATGTCTCGTGCTGTTTGCAGCCATCAACCTCCCCATGTATGATCCTCAG TTTGACTACAGTGGTTACCTGTGGGCTGTCGGTCACCTGCTCTGTGTCG GTGCATACAGGGCGTTTCAGGTTCATCACAGGTCCAGTAATCTGAG TGACCTTGAACAACACTGCATCAACTGCTTATTCAG tgtcctgctgctggcaGCTGCTGCTCACCCAACAG GTGACCTCATGGGTGCCCTGGAGTTTCCCTCGCTTCAGTCTCACACATTTCACTGTGGGTGCTGTGCCAG TGCACTGCTGggttttctgttgctgttggcCACAGTCAGACTAAAGAGTGGATTGTCCCTCGAGCATTTTGGGATCTGGAATTTTGTGTCTAAG CTTACTGCCATGTCCCTCTCCCCATTTCTCTTCTCCATGGACGTCAATGCTGCGTCTCTGCTGTG TGTGGTCGTCAGTCATGCTGGGGAGGCCCTGCTGCTGTATTCTGACAGAGAACCTCAGCTGTGA
- the LOC121200558 gene encoding transmembrane protein 241 isoform X2, with protein MQWRRHVAGFAFSSVFVLSYFTNKFVLSVLKFTYPTLFQGWQTLIGAFLLLLSAKLGWVDMSRITRAAALPWLPASLLFVGNIYAGSRALSRIHIPFFFTLQNSSHVVSHLILRVFCREQKMQWLKFISLCLVLFAAINLPMYDPQFDYSGYLWAVGHLLCVGAYRAFQVHHRSSNLSDLEQHCINCLFSVLLLAAAAHPTGDLMGALEFPSLQSHTFHCGCCASALLGFLLLLATVRLKSGLSLEHFGIWNFVSKLTAMSLSPFLFSMDVNAASLLCVVVSHAGEALLLYSDREPQL; from the exons ATGCAGTGGAGGCGACACGTCGCCGGCTTCGCCTTTAGCTCCGTTTTCGTTTTGTCCTATTTCACGAACAAG tttgttctgtctgtgttgAAATTCACGTATCCCACCTTATTTCAGGG ATGGCAGACACTAATCGGggcctttcttcttctgctctctgcAAAGCTGGGATGGGTGGACATGAGCCGCATCACCAG agcagcagctctgccctGGCTCCCAGCCTCCCTCCTGTTCGTAGGAAACATATATGCTGGTTCCAGGGCCCTGTCACGCATT caTATCCCTTTTTTCTTCACGCTGCAGAATTCCTCTCATGTGGTTTCTCATCTGATCCTGAGGGTTTTCTGCAGAGAG CAGAAGATGCAGTGGCTGAAATTTATCAG CTTATGTCTCGTGCTGTTTGCAGCCATCAACCTCCCCATGTATGATCCTCAG TTTGACTACAGTGGTTACCTGTGGGCTGTCGGTCACCTGCTCTGTGTCG GTGCATACAGGGCGTTTCAGGTTCATCACAGGTCCAGTAATCTGAG TGACCTTGAACAACACTGCATCAACTGCTTATTCAG tgtcctgctgctggcaGCTGCTGCTCACCCAACAG GTGACCTCATGGGTGCCCTGGAGTTTCCCTCGCTTCAGTCTCACACATTTCACTGTGGGTGCTGTGCCAG TGCACTGCTGggttttctgttgctgttggcCACAGTCAGACTAAAGAGTGGATTGTCCCTCGAGCATTTTGGGATCTGGAATTTTGTGTCTAAG CTTACTGCCATGTCCCTCTCCCCATTTCTCTTCTCCATGGACGTCAATGCTGCGTCTCTGCTGTG TGTGGTCGTCAGTCATGCTGGGGAGGCCCTGCTGCTGTATTCTGACAGAGAACCTCAGCTGTGA